A single region of the Microcella sp. genome encodes:
- a CDS encoding DUF3515 family protein, which yields MSTRTLPARARRASVMAFVAALALAGCAGTVPLDPGPDSNNPECAAISVRVPDTIGGLERRTTNAQATAAWGNPAAVIYRCGLPPQPPSDLPCFDVDGVDWLLDESNAPRYVFTTYGRTPVTEVIVDITFIAGSDAVRALSGPVSAVDADARCLAATDVFGGGTVSPTPTPSPEPTP from the coding sequence ATGTCGACACGCACCCTGCCCGCTCGCGCCCGCCGGGCATCCGTCATGGCGTTCGTCGCCGCGCTCGCCCTCGCCGGCTGCGCGGGAACAGTGCCGCTCGACCCAGGGCCAGACTCGAACAACCCCGAGTGCGCGGCGATCTCGGTGCGCGTGCCCGACACCATCGGCGGCCTCGAGCGGCGCACCACCAACGCTCAGGCGACCGCCGCGTGGGGCAACCCTGCCGCCGTCATCTACCGCTGCGGGCTGCCGCCCCAACCGCCCAGCGACCTGCCCTGCTTCGACGTCGACGGGGTCGACTGGCTGCTCGACGAGTCGAACGCCCCGCGCTACGTCTTCACGACCTACGGGCGCACTCCGGTGACCGAGGTCATCGTCGACATCACCTTCATCGCGGGATCTGACGCCGTGCGCGCTCTCAGCGGCCCCGTCTCGGCGGTGGATGCTGATGCCCGGTGCCTCGCGGCCACCGACGTCTTCGGCGGCGGCACCGTGAGCCCGACGCCGACGCCCTCGCCCGAGCCGACGCCCTAG
- the thiL gene encoding thiamine-phosphate kinase — MSRDQHPDATLGEVGELAALARIIPLLPSSDATVLGPGDDAAVLAAPDGRYVVTTDMMIHGPDFRTAWSTMHDLGFKAAATNLSDVAAMGARPTALVVALAAPADTPVSQLEALAEGLRDACEALAPGCGVVGGDLSVSSVLTIAVTAFGDLDDREPVTRSGARPGDWVAVSGPLGLAAEGLRLLFERGVDATGAPDADAAARLRAEHPVPIVAQLTPHPPIADGVAAALGAASSMLDLSDGLALDARRIARASGVSLDFSSARVREVALAHGLDPAAPASLALTGGEDHSLLATFPPDVAPPLDALPGGFRVIGRVVAADRHGPALLVDGRVFDERGGWDPFAEWSGQGG, encoded by the coding sequence GTGAGCCGCGACCAGCACCCCGACGCCACCCTCGGTGAGGTGGGTGAGCTTGCGGCGCTAGCGCGCATCATTCCTCTGCTGCCGTCGAGCGATGCCACCGTGCTCGGCCCCGGCGACGATGCCGCTGTTCTCGCGGCCCCCGATGGTCGCTACGTCGTCACGACCGACATGATGATTCACGGCCCCGACTTTCGCACCGCATGGTCGACCATGCACGACCTCGGGTTCAAGGCCGCGGCCACGAACCTCAGCGACGTCGCGGCGATGGGCGCGCGGCCCACGGCGCTCGTCGTGGCGCTCGCGGCCCCCGCCGATACCCCGGTCTCACAGCTCGAGGCGCTCGCCGAGGGGCTGCGCGACGCGTGCGAGGCGCTCGCGCCCGGCTGCGGAGTCGTCGGGGGCGACCTGAGCGTGTCGAGCGTGCTGACCATCGCCGTGACGGCCTTCGGTGACCTTGACGATCGTGAGCCCGTGACACGCTCTGGCGCGCGGCCGGGCGACTGGGTCGCGGTCTCCGGCCCGTTGGGGTTGGCGGCCGAAGGGCTGCGTCTGCTGTTCGAGCGTGGGGTCGATGCGACGGGGGCTCCGGATGCTGATGCCGCGGCTCGGCTGCGTGCCGAGCATCCGGTGCCGATCGTCGCCCAACTCACCCCCCACCCGCCGATCGCCGACGGGGTCGCAGCCGCCCTCGGCGCGGCCTCGTCGATGCTCGACCTCAGCGACGGTCTCGCCCTCGACGCGCGCCGCATCGCCCGCGCGAGCGGCGTCTCGCTCGACTTCTCGAGTGCGCGGGTGCGCGAGGTCGCGCTCGCCCATGGGCTCGACCCCGCCGCGCCGGCGTCGCTCGCGCTCACCGGGGGAGAAGACCACTCGTTACTGGCGACCTTCCCACCCGATGTGGCACCGCCGCTGGATGCTCTTCCCGGCGGCTTCCGCGTCATCGGCCGGGTCGTCGCGGCTGACCGTCACGGGCCGGCGCTACTCGTCGATGGCCGCGTCTTCGACGAGCGCGGCGGCTGGGACCCGTTCGCGGAATGGAGCGGGCAGGGTGGGTGA
- a CDS encoding type II toxin-antitoxin system Phd/YefM family antitoxin, producing MNPLSVADARKQFSEVIDRSQTEAVFIERRGQRAAVVISPEQYERMLDALEEADDAAAFDAAMDEEGPSVPWAQVKADLGWT from the coding sequence GTGAATCCCCTCAGCGTCGCCGACGCCCGCAAGCAGTTCTCTGAGGTCATCGATCGCTCGCAGACCGAGGCGGTGTTCATCGAGCGCCGCGGACAGCGCGCAGCGGTCGTCATCAGCCCCGAGCAGTACGAGCGCATGCTCGACGCCCTCGAAGAGGCCGACGACGCGGCCGCGTTCGACGCGGCGATGGACGAGGAGGGGCCGAGCGTCCCCTGGGCGCAGGTGAAGGCCGACCTGGGCTGGACGTGA
- a CDS encoding type II toxin-antitoxin system RelE/ParE family toxin produces the protein MSYRIELRPAAIRALKKIEHRDRERIRGVIALLGDDPRPPAAKPLRGRPAWRVRVGDYRIIYTIDDGVLLVVVVTLGHRRDVYER, from the coding sequence GTGAGCTACCGCATCGAGTTGCGACCGGCCGCGATTCGAGCCCTGAAGAAGATTGAACACCGCGATCGCGAGCGCATCCGCGGGGTGATCGCCCTGCTTGGTGACGACCCTCGGCCGCCCGCGGCTAAGCCCTTGCGGGGACGTCCCGCCTGGCGCGTGCGCGTCGGCGACTATCGCATCATCTACACGATCGATGACGGCGTGCTGCTGGTTGTCGTCGTGACGCTCGGGCACCGCCGCGATGTGTACGAGCGCTGA
- the rsmD gene encoding 16S rRNA (guanine(966)-N(2))-methyltransferase RsmD, which yields MTRIISGFAGSLTLKVPSAGTRPTSDRVREALFSALEARDAIAGARVLDLYAGSGALALEAISRGAASAVLVEKSYAAVQVCKANAALVSGRAGHGERPSIRIIGKPATSYLSSALDEFDLVFIDPPYEVGGLELDHVLEGLVPRLAPDAVVALERSTRTPAPAWPAGLELDKVSRYGETAIYWLNPETTD from the coding sequence GTGACACGCATCATCTCCGGGTTCGCAGGCTCGCTGACGCTCAAGGTGCCCAGCGCCGGCACCCGGCCCACGAGCGACCGCGTGCGCGAGGCGCTCTTCAGCGCGCTCGAAGCCCGCGACGCGATCGCCGGGGCGCGCGTGCTCGACCTCTATGCCGGCTCGGGAGCCCTCGCGCTCGAAGCCATCAGTCGCGGCGCCGCCTCGGCCGTGCTCGTCGAGAAGTCGTACGCCGCGGTGCAGGTGTGCAAGGCCAATGCTGCGCTCGTCAGTGGTCGAGCGGGGCACGGCGAGAGGCCGAGCATCCGCATCATCGGCAAACCCGCGACCTCATACCTCTCGTCGGCGCTCGACGAGTTCGACCTCGTCTTCATCGACCCTCCCTACGAGGTGGGCGGGCTCGAGCTCGACCATGTGCTCGAAGGGCTCGTGCCGCGATTGGCTCCGGATGCTGTGGTCGCGCTCGAGCGCTCGACGCGCACCCCGGCTCCGGCCTGGCCTGCCGGGCTCGAGCTCGACAAGGTGTCGCGCTACGGCGAGACGGCGATCTATTGGCTGAACCCGGAAACCACTGATTAA
- a CDS encoding ATP-dependent DNA helicase RecG, whose amino-acid sequence MNTGPGVVDPLSAKLSSAVGDRSANSLKKAFGMLTVGDLLTHYPRRYARRGELTALSELRVDESVTIVAEVIEVVERSMRQRRGSILEVRITDGKGILVLTFFNQAWRKNDLTPGKRGIFAGKVGEYRGTRQLAHPDYELFDEGDERDSGPEAKKWAMQPIPIYPATSTVASWQIAKALEVVVTSLPPLDDPVPAEVRAEQQLIDLRQAYQWVHRPDDDSQWRRARDTLRFHEAFVLQAALLQQRAALRAQPATPRTPGLELAGFDAELPFTLTDDQVLVGDEVARDLAAPVPMNRLVQGEVGSGKTLVAVRAMLTVAESGGQSALLAPTEVLAAQHLRSIVHTLGPDRAARLRPVLLTGQLPTAERRKALLAIASGASRIVIGTHALLGDQVQFADLGLVVVDEQHRFGVEQRESLRRKGARPPHVLVLTATPIPRTVAMTVFGDLDISTIAMLPAGRTPIVSHVVPLADKPGWWNRVWQRLGEELELGRQGFVVVPAIDPATREDDPDALADDPSDGSADDVDAVARPPATVTELTPLLRSHPALAERRVEPLHGRMSTDEKDATMQAFARGEIDVLVATTVIEVGVDVPNASTMVVVDADRFGVSQLHQLRGRVGRGGVPGLCLFVTAALPETLARQRVEAVASTLDGFELAQIDLELRREGDVLGATQSGGRSSLKLLRVATDGDLIGTAREAAAGVLEGDPTLGEHPALRSALDRRLDDAAREFLAKS is encoded by the coding sequence GTGAACACCGGCCCGGGCGTTGTGGACCCACTGAGCGCCAAGCTCAGCAGCGCCGTGGGCGACCGCAGTGCGAACTCGCTGAAGAAGGCGTTCGGGATGCTCACCGTCGGTGATCTGCTCACCCACTATCCGCGGCGCTACGCCCGGCGCGGCGAGCTCACGGCGCTGAGCGAATTGCGCGTCGACGAGTCGGTGACGATCGTCGCCGAGGTCATCGAGGTGGTCGAGCGGTCGATGCGGCAGCGCAGGGGCAGCATTCTCGAGGTGCGCATCACCGATGGCAAGGGCATTCTCGTGCTCACGTTCTTCAACCAGGCCTGGCGCAAGAACGACCTCACCCCGGGCAAGCGGGGCATCTTCGCGGGCAAAGTGGGCGAGTACCGCGGCACTCGGCAGCTCGCGCACCCCGACTACGAGCTGTTCGACGAGGGCGACGAGCGCGACTCGGGGCCCGAGGCGAAGAAGTGGGCGATGCAGCCGATTCCGATCTACCCGGCGACGTCGACCGTCGCGAGTTGGCAGATCGCGAAAGCGCTCGAGGTGGTCGTCACCTCGTTGCCGCCCCTCGACGACCCGGTGCCTGCCGAGGTGCGCGCCGAGCAGCAGCTCATCGACCTGCGGCAGGCCTACCAGTGGGTGCACCGGCCCGACGACGACAGCCAGTGGCGGCGAGCGCGCGACACGCTGCGGTTTCACGAGGCCTTCGTGCTGCAGGCCGCACTGCTGCAGCAGCGGGCGGCGTTGCGGGCGCAGCCTGCGACTCCTCGCACGCCCGGCCTCGAGCTCGCGGGCTTCGATGCCGAGCTGCCCTTCACCCTCACCGACGATCAGGTGCTCGTCGGCGACGAGGTCGCGCGCGACCTGGCGGCACCAGTGCCGATGAACCGACTCGTGCAGGGCGAGGTGGGTTCGGGCAAGACCCTCGTGGCGGTGCGCGCGATGCTGACCGTGGCCGAGAGCGGCGGGCAGAGCGCCCTGCTCGCTCCGACCGAGGTGCTCGCGGCGCAGCACCTGCGCTCGATCGTGCACACTCTCGGCCCGGATCGCGCGGCGCGACTGCGGCCGGTACTGCTCACTGGGCAACTGCCGACGGCCGAGCGGCGCAAGGCGCTGCTGGCGATCGCGAGCGGAGCATCCCGCATCGTCATCGGCACCCACGCCCTCTTGGGTGACCAGGTGCAGTTCGCCGACCTCGGCCTCGTGGTGGTCGATGAGCAGCACCGCTTCGGGGTCGAGCAGCGCGAGAGCCTGCGGCGCAAAGGCGCCCGACCGCCGCACGTGCTCGTGCTCACGGCCACGCCGATTCCGCGCACGGTCGCCATGACGGTGTTCGGCGACCTCGACATCTCGACGATCGCGATGCTGCCGGCGGGTCGCACGCCCATCGTCAGCCACGTCGTGCCGCTCGCCGATAAGCCGGGGTGGTGGAATCGTGTCTGGCAGCGCCTCGGCGAAGAGCTCGAGCTGGGCCGACAGGGCTTCGTCGTGGTGCCCGCGATCGACCCAGCGACACGTGAAGACGACCCTGATGCGCTGGCCGACGATCCGAGCGATGGATCTGCCGACGACGTGGATGCGGTGGCTCGCCCACCCGCGACGGTCACCGAGCTGACGCCCCTGCTGCGATCGCACCCAGCGCTCGCCGAGCGCCGAGTCGAGCCGTTGCACGGCCGCATGTCGACCGACGAGAAAGACGCCACGATGCAGGCCTTCGCGCGCGGCGAGATCGACGTGCTCGTCGCCACGACCGTCATCGAGGTCGGGGTCGATGTGCCGAACGCGTCGACAATGGTCGTCGTCGACGCCGACCGGTTCGGCGTGAGCCAGTTGCACCAGCTGCGCGGCCGCGTGGGGCGCGGCGGGGTTCCTGGGCTGTGCCTGTTCGTGACCGCCGCGCTGCCCGAGACGCTCGCTCGCCAGCGCGTCGAAGCGGTGGCGAGCACGCTCGACGGCTTCGAGCTCGCGCAGATCGACCTCGAGCTGCGGCGCGAGGGCGACGTGCTCGGCGCGACCCAGAGCGGCGGGCGGTCAAGCCTCAAGCTGTTGCGCGTGGCGACCGACGGCGACCTCATCGGCACCGCTCGCGAAGCCGCGGCCGGGGTGCTCGAGGGCGACCCGACGCTCGGCGAGCATCCCGCGCTGAGGTCAGCGCTCGATCGCCGCCTCGATGACGCGGCTCGAGAGTTTCTCGCCAAGAGCTGA
- a CDS encoding endonuclease/exonuclease/phosphatase family protein — protein sequence MRVISYNLRKHAARNELEQLVETYTPNLLCLQEVDTADLPRELGPLHLADSTRLNRLGLAIFYNRERFDALSTKAFALKRSLHDIIAKPAHERLLGTHLIDRDHDRELVVGCFHAAPLTALNSLRRTQIRAAHEALDSFGPTLPTLMVGDFNYPIFKDHLSTSVQETGHEVTLSDSRTYTRYKFFRGHFDFATSIGLTIIKVTTLPQGQSDHLPILVTANYADSVIEPVETPLQ from the coding sequence GTGAGGGTGATTTCGTACAACCTGCGCAAGCACGCCGCGCGCAACGAGCTCGAGCAGCTCGTCGAGACCTACACTCCCAACCTGCTCTGCCTGCAAGAGGTCGACACCGCAGATCTGCCGCGCGAGCTCGGCCCGCTGCACCTTGCCGACTCGACGAGGCTGAACCGCCTCGGCCTGGCGATCTTCTACAACCGCGAGCGGTTCGACGCCCTCAGCACGAAGGCTTTCGCGTTGAAGCGCTCGCTGCACGACATCATCGCGAAGCCCGCGCACGAACGCCTGCTGGGCACGCACCTCATCGATCGTGATCACGACCGCGAACTGGTCGTGGGCTGCTTCCACGCCGCCCCGCTCACGGCGCTGAACTCGTTGCGGCGCACCCAGATTCGAGCAGCTCACGAAGCGCTCGACAGCTTCGGGCCCACCCTGCCGACCCTCATGGTGGGCGACTTCAACTACCCGATCTTCAAAGATCACTTGTCGACGAGTGTGCAAGAGACCGGGCATGAGGTGACCCTGAGCGACTCGCGCACCTACACCCGCTACAAGTTCTTTCGCGGCCACTTCGACTTCGCCACCTCGATCGGTCTCACGATCATCAAAGTCACGACGCTTCCGCAGGGGCAGTCAGACCATCTGCCGATCTTGGTGACCGCGAACTATGCAGACTCCGTCATCGAGCCGGTGGAAACACCGCTGCAATGA
- the coaD gene encoding pantetheine-phosphate adenylyltransferase: MSRIAVVPGSFDPVTLGHLDVIERASAIFDEVHVVVVHNPAKEAMLPIARRVSLIEQAVADRALPTSILVTSWSVGLLVDYCTDVGASVLVKGVRSQVDVAYETPMAIVNRNLANVETIFMLPDPAHAHVSSSLVRQVSALGGDVAPYVPRAVAEYLDTVDRD, translated from the coding sequence ATGAGCAGGATCGCCGTTGTTCCTGGGTCGTTCGACCCCGTCACCCTGGGCCACCTCGATGTCATCGAGCGCGCGTCGGCCATCTTCGATGAGGTGCACGTGGTGGTGGTGCACAACCCTGCGAAAGAGGCGATGCTGCCGATCGCGCGGCGCGTGTCGCTCATCGAGCAGGCTGTGGCCGATCGTGCTCTGCCGACCAGCATCCTGGTGACGAGTTGGAGCGTGGGCCTGCTCGTCGACTACTGCACCGATGTGGGGGCGAGCGTGCTCGTGAAGGGGGTTCGCAGCCAAGTCGATGTCGCCTACGAGACTCCGATGGCCATCGTGAACCGCAACCTCGCGAACGTCGAGACCATCTTCATGCTGCCCGACCCTGCGCACGCTCATGTGTCGAGCTCGCTCGTGCGGCAGGTGTCGGCGCTCGGCGGCGACGTCGCCCCGTATGTGCCGCGAGCGGTGGCCGAATACCTCGACACGGTCGACCGCGACTGA
- a CDS encoding GAP family protein: protein MLDALGNALPLAVALALSPLAIASVVLMLLSSRPRAASVAFLLGFAIAITVVTSLAYLLASVLPHSDDDVSISAPFLLLGLGVVAVALALRQWRARPTSDDELELPGWISKVETITTASAFTLGAIFGGIKPKNLLLCIGLGISLEAEALTAAEAGAVLAMVVVIASIPILVPVIVSLVALDRVSASLARLRAWLVQHNSAMVGAILLLIGVLLIGKALSSF from the coding sequence ATGCTCGACGCCCTCGGCAACGCCCTTCCGCTCGCGGTCGCACTGGCGCTGAGCCCGCTCGCCATCGCCTCCGTCGTGCTCATGCTGCTGTCGAGCCGACCGCGAGCAGCCAGCGTCGCCTTCCTGCTCGGATTCGCGATCGCCATCACGGTCGTCACATCGCTCGCCTACCTACTCGCGTCGGTGCTGCCCCACAGCGACGACGACGTGTCGATCTCTGCCCCCTTCCTGCTGCTGGGGCTCGGTGTCGTCGCCGTCGCGCTCGCACTGCGGCAGTGGCGCGCACGACCCACGAGCGATGACGAGCTCGAGCTGCCGGGGTGGATCTCGAAGGTCGAGACGATCACGACGGCGTCGGCCTTCACGCTGGGCGCCATCTTCGGCGGCATCAAGCCCAAGAACCTGTTGCTCTGCATCGGCCTCGGCATCAGTCTCGAAGCCGAAGCACTCACTGCTGCCGAAGCGGGCGCCGTGCTCGCCATGGTCGTCGTGATCGCGTCGATACCGATACTGGTGCCCGTCATCGTCTCGCTCGTCGCGCTCGACCGGGTCAGCGCCTCGCTCGCGCGACTGCGCGCGTGGCTGGTGCAGCACAACTCGGCCATGGTCGGGGCGATACTGCTGCTCATCGGCGTGCTGCTCATCGGCAAAGCGCTCAGCAGCTTCTGA